Proteins encoded by one window of Perca fluviatilis chromosome 13, GENO_Pfluv_1.0, whole genome shotgun sequence:
- the cbx3a gene encoding chromobox protein homolog 3a isoform X1, with translation MHVIRWLSTAVNTPKEEDSTRRKRKVHNMGKKQNTKGNVKKDAQDTQEEPEEFVVEKVLDQRLVNGKVEFFLKWKGFTEADNTWEPEENLDCPELISAFLEAQKNVKEKPAPVKRKASTDEPETEAKKKDAEKPRGFARNLDPERIIGATDSSGELMFLMKWKDSDEADLVPAREANTRCPQVVISFYEERLTWHSCPEDEAQ, from the exons atgcacgtAATACGTTGGTTGTCAACTGCAGTTAATACCCCTAAAGAAGAAGATAGCACGAGGCGCAAACGCAAAG tgcacAACATGGGCAAGAAGCAGAACACCAAGGGTAACGTGAAGAAGGATGCACAGGACACACAGGAAGAGCCTGAGGAATTTGTTGTGGAAAAAGTACTTGACCAACGTCTGGTCAATGGGAAAGTAGAATTCTTCCTGAAGTGGAAAGGGTTTACAGA GGCTGACAATACCTGGGAGCCAGAGGAGAACCTGGATTGTCCAGAACTGATTTCAGCGTTTTTGGAAGCACAGAAGAACGTTAAGGAGAAGCCTGCTCCCGTTAAGAGAAAGGCATCAACAGATGAGCCAGAGACCGAAGCCAAGAAGAAAGAT GCTGAGAAACCACGTGGCTTCGCTAGGAACCTCGACCCAGAACGAATAATTGGCGCAACAGACAGTAGCGGGGAGTTGATGTTCTTGATGAAATG gaAAGACTCCGATGAAGCAGATTTGGTTCCAGCCCGTGAGGCCAACACTCGCTGCCCTCAGGTGGTCATTTCTTTCTATGAGGAGAGACTGACATGGCATTCCTGTCCAGAGGACGAGGCTCAGTAG
- the cbx3a gene encoding chromobox protein homolog 3a isoform X3, translating to MGKKQNTKGNVKKDAQDTQEEPEEFVVEKVLDQRLVNGKVEFFLKWKGFTEADNTWEPEENLDCPELISAFLEAQKNVKEKPAPVKRKASTDEPETEAKKKDAEKPRGFARNLDPERIIGATDSSGELMFLMKWKDSDEADLVPAREANTRCPQVVISFYEERLTWHSCPEDEAQ from the exons ATGGGCAAGAAGCAGAACACCAAGGGTAACGTGAAGAAGGATGCACAGGACACACAGGAAGAGCCTGAGGAATTTGTTGTGGAAAAAGTACTTGACCAACGTCTGGTCAATGGGAAAGTAGAATTCTTCCTGAAGTGGAAAGGGTTTACAGA GGCTGACAATACCTGGGAGCCAGAGGAGAACCTGGATTGTCCAGAACTGATTTCAGCGTTTTTGGAAGCACAGAAGAACGTTAAGGAGAAGCCTGCTCCCGTTAAGAGAAAGGCATCAACAGATGAGCCAGAGACCGAAGCCAAGAAGAAAGAT GCTGAGAAACCACGTGGCTTCGCTAGGAACCTCGACCCAGAACGAATAATTGGCGCAACAGACAGTAGCGGGGAGTTGATGTTCTTGATGAAATG gaAAGACTCCGATGAAGCAGATTTGGTTCCAGCCCGTGAGGCCAACACTCGCTGCCCTCAGGTGGTCATTTCTTTCTATGAGGAGAGACTGACATGGCATTCCTGTCCAGAGGACGAGGCTCAGTAG
- the cbx3a gene encoding chromobox protein homolog 3a isoform X2 → MHNMGKKQNTKGNVKKDAQDTQEEPEEFVVEKVLDQRLVNGKVEFFLKWKGFTEADNTWEPEENLDCPELISAFLEAQKNVKEKPAPVKRKASTDEPETEAKKKDAEKPRGFARNLDPERIIGATDSSGELMFLMKWKDSDEADLVPAREANTRCPQVVISFYEERLTWHSCPEDEAQ, encoded by the exons A tgcacAACATGGGCAAGAAGCAGAACACCAAGGGTAACGTGAAGAAGGATGCACAGGACACACAGGAAGAGCCTGAGGAATTTGTTGTGGAAAAAGTACTTGACCAACGTCTGGTCAATGGGAAAGTAGAATTCTTCCTGAAGTGGAAAGGGTTTACAGA GGCTGACAATACCTGGGAGCCAGAGGAGAACCTGGATTGTCCAGAACTGATTTCAGCGTTTTTGGAAGCACAGAAGAACGTTAAGGAGAAGCCTGCTCCCGTTAAGAGAAAGGCATCAACAGATGAGCCAGAGACCGAAGCCAAGAAGAAAGAT GCTGAGAAACCACGTGGCTTCGCTAGGAACCTCGACCCAGAACGAATAATTGGCGCAACAGACAGTAGCGGGGAGTTGATGTTCTTGATGAAATG gaAAGACTCCGATGAAGCAGATTTGGTTCCAGCCCGTGAGGCCAACACTCGCTGCCCTCAGGTGGTCATTTCTTTCTATGAGGAGAGACTGACATGGCATTCCTGTCCAGAGGACGAGGCTCAGTAG